The DNA window TGGGGGGAACCGCACGCTGATCTCGCGGCCGGCCTGTCCGGTCATCCAGTCGGCGATGTAGTCGCGGTGACGGAAGGCCACTCCGTGGCTTGTGATGACGCGGGGGTGGGCGTCGTCTTCGAGGGTGTCGGTGGGCCGGGAGTTGGGCCCTGCCCTGCCCTGCCGGGCCGCGTCGGGGCGGGTTCAGCCGGCGGCGGCCCGAAGCAGCGTCGGCACGATGTCGGCCGGCATGCCTTGGTCGCGGGCGTGGACGGAGGCGGTCTCACTCGTATTCGGTGATCGTCAGGCTCGCGACGGTGTAACGCTCGACGAGCGCGGTGACGGCGGCGAGCAGGGTCTGCGGGGTCAGGCCGCCCGGTTCGGGCGTGCCGACCGGGGAGAACACGGTGGGGTCGAGCACGTCGCGGTCGATGTGGATGTGTACGTGGTCGGCGCCGGTCGCGGCGGTTGCGTCGACCAGGTCCGTCGGGTCGGCGAGTCGAGCTGCGGGCAGCTCGGCGACGGCGTGCCGGTCGACGTACGCACGCTCGCCCGGGTCGACGGCGCGCACTGCGGCGCGGACGAGCCGGCTTGGTTGCAGGGCGGTTCGGGCACGAGCGCGGCCGGGCCCTCGCCGAGCAGCGCGCGCAGGATCATTCCGTGGAAGGCCCCGGACTGTGACGATGCCGGGGTGTTGAGGTCGTCGTGCGCATCGAACCACACGACAACCGCGAGCCGGTCGCCGTACCGGCGCAGGGCGGCCTCGACCGAGGCGAGGTGGACGCCGTAGTCGCCGCCAAGGGTCAGTACGGGCCGGTCGATTACGGCCACGGCCCTGCGGTGAGGGCAACGGCCTCGCCCGCAGTTGTTCGATTGTCCGCGGTTCCCCGTCGACCCTGTCGGACAATCCGTCACAGGCCGAGCATGGTGGGTGGGCCGCCCGGATCCCCCGGGCCGCTCGCGGATCGACATCCGAAGAAGGAGTCCCAATGCGCAACCGCACGCGTTCCGTCGCGCGCCTTGGCGCGTCGGTTCCTCGTCGTTATGCGAGGTTGGAGCCGTTGCCGCCGATCGTCGCGGTGCCACGGCCCCCGGACGCATGTCGGAGTGGGGGGTGTACCGGACACACCGGCGGAGGGTGGATGGGGCTGTGGCGGGGCAGCGTGGGCTGTTCGTGGGGCTGTGCGTGCTGGACGTGATCCAGGCGGTCGAGCGGGTGCCCGGGGCCGACGAGAAGGTGACCGCGCTGCGCCAGACGGTTGCCGCGGGTGGACCCGCGACGAATGCCGCGGCGACGTTCGCGGCGCTGGGCGGGGACGCGGTGTTGGTGACCGGGGTCGGTCGGCACCCGCTGGCGGACGGGATTCGCGGGGATCTGGCGGGAGTCGGCGGCGGGGCGGGGTCGCTGCGACTCGTGGATGCCGAGGCGGGACGTACCTCTCCCCCGTCGGTGTCGTCCGTTTGGGTGACGGCGTCGACCGGAGCGCGGGCCGTGGTGTCGACGAATGCGGTCGGGAGTGCGGTGACGCCGCCGCCCGATCTCGCCGACCTGGTGCGCGAGACCGGTGTCGTGCTTGTGGACGGCCACCACATGGAGGTCGCGCGATGTGCGGCCCGACAAGCGCGGAAGTCGGGGCGGAGGGTGGTGCTGGACGGTGGGAGTTGGAAGGACGGAACGGACGCGTTGTTGCGCGACGTCGACATCGCGGTGTGTTCCGCGGCGTTCCGACCGGCGGGGGGGCGATGGCGACGTCGTGGCATACCTGCTGGATCGCGGGGTCCGGTTCGCGGCGGTCAGTCGCGGTGGGCTGCCGATTCCCTGGGGCGCTCGCGGGGTGTCCGGGCCGGTGATTCGTGGCGAGGTCGCGATCCCGACGGGCGTGCGGGTCGTCGACACCTCGGGTGCGGGTGATGTGCTGCACGGGGCGTTGGCGTACGCGGTCGCCGGGTGGCCCGGCGAACGCAACGGGGATCATGAGCCGTTCGTCGCCGCACTGTCCTTCGCCGCGGGAATCGCCGGCCGCTCGTGCGGGGCGTTCGGTACGCGCGACTGGATGCGGGCGTAGGTCGACTCGCCCGGCCGCACGCGTCACCGCACGAGTGCGCGGCGGCCTGCGCCCGAGGGGTGCGCGTCGGGCGCCGGCGCCCGGACGGTCCCGCCGGCGCGTGTGCCGAGGCACCGGCGGAACGCGCGCACCGTCAGCGTGCCCAGCGCGGTCAGCGCGGTCAGCGCGCCCCACGCGTGCCCCGACGCACGATGCGACGAGCCCGGTCCGGCTCGGTGGCCCACGCCCGTCCGCCCCGCGGACGGGCGTGGGCCACACCGGCCCCTGGGCGCCGCGGGCGCTCACCCGGGCCGCACGGGATCGACGGCCCGTCCCCGTCGCGGTGACCGTCGATCCGGCGTCGCGGCCTTGTCGTTGCCGGGCAGGAACAGGGCCACACCCAGTGTGGTGGCCACCAGTACGGCCGCCGCGATGATCAGGCTGATCCGCATCCCGGTCATGAAGTGGGCGGAATCGGCGATCAGCGCCCCGAGCAGGGCGACCCCGACCGCGCCGCCGAACTGCCGGGCGGCGCTGAGCACTCCGGACGCCAGGCCCGCCCGTTCGGGCGGCACGGACTCCAGCATGGCCGCCGTCAACGGCGGGACCGCGAGTCCGCCGCCGATGCCGAGCGGCACCAGCAGGCTCAGCAGCAAGGGTGTGGGAGTGTCCTCGTGGACGAGGAGCAGGCCCAGGATGCCGACCGCCTGGACGACCTGGCCCAGGATCAGCGGCAGGCGCGGCCCGTATCGGTTGGTCAGCCTGCC is part of the Embleya scabrispora genome and encodes:
- a CDS encoding arginase family protein; its protein translation is MVRCARRPQHPGIVTVRGLPRNDPARAARRGPGRARARTALQPSRLVRAAVRAVDPGERAYVDRHAVAELPAARLADPTDLVDATAATGADHVHIHIDRDVLDPTVFSPVGTPEPGGLTPQTLLAAVTALVERYTVASLTITEYE
- a CDS encoding PfkB family carbohydrate kinase, encoding MAYLLDRGVRFAAVSRGGLPIPWGARGVSGPVIRGEVAIPTGVRVVDTSGAGDVLHGALAYAVAGWPGERNGDHEPFVAALSFAAGIAGRSCGAFGTRDWMRA